In a genomic window of Nitrosarchaeum sp.:
- a CDS encoding Hsp70 family protein translates to MAKIIGIDLGTSNSAAAVVMDGKPTIIPAAEGATVGGKAFPSIVAFTKTGELLVGEPARRQAVTNPDSTIAAAKRKMGSDYIF, encoded by the coding sequence ATGGCTAAAATAATAGGAATAGATTTAGGAACAAGTAATTCGGCTGCTGCCGTGGTAATGGATGGAAAACCTACTATCATTCCTGCAGCTGAAGGTGCCACTGTAGGCGGTAAGGCATTTCCTTCCATAGTCGCATTTACCAAAACGGGTGAACTTTTGGTAGGTGAACCAGCAAGGAGACAGGCTGTAACAAATCCTGATAGTACAATTGCGGCTGCAAAAAGAAAAATGGGTTCAGACTATATTTTT